From a region of the Pedosphaera parvula Ellin514 genome:
- a CDS encoding DUF1573 domain-containing protein: MPRNHNSAIGAFCAILILSVLTVSVWADTPPHGQPVAISATPAKPELLVWDSLQKELSTTNGQASADFSFAVTNVSESLVVIDRVMTSCGCTVAKLPSEPWLLPPHSDGKVGVTVNLAGKSGTIFKTVTVVSTNAPKTLTVKVNIAENPEMARSRNQQMALADRQAVFRNDCASCHVEPTKGKEGKELYAAACGICHDSENRATAVPSLHALNHSTDYNYWKAWMTTGKAGSMMPAFAVNQGGPLSDAQIDSVAKYLTETIPANPPATPVKLTTPSHNIIPSGQKN; this comes from the coding sequence ATGCCACGAAATCACAATTCGGCCATCGGCGCTTTTTGCGCCATTTTAATTTTAAGTGTGCTCACTGTCTCTGTATGGGCTGATACCCCTCCCCATGGACAGCCAGTAGCCATCAGTGCAACGCCTGCCAAACCTGAATTGTTGGTTTGGGATTCCCTCCAGAAGGAACTCTCAACCACCAATGGCCAGGCCAGCGCCGATTTTTCATTTGCCGTAACGAACGTTTCCGAATCCCTCGTCGTCATTGACCGCGTCATGACCTCCTGCGGTTGCACAGTGGCCAAGTTGCCCAGCGAACCTTGGCTGCTTCCACCGCACTCTGATGGAAAGGTCGGCGTCACCGTCAACCTCGCCGGCAAATCTGGCACTATTTTCAAGACGGTTACTGTGGTTTCCACCAATGCTCCCAAAACTCTCACGGTAAAAGTAAATATCGCGGAAAACCCTGAAATGGCTCGCTCTCGCAACCAACAAATGGCCTTGGCTGACCGGCAGGCAGTATTCAGAAATGATTGTGCCAGCTGCCATGTCGAACCAACCAAGGGCAAAGAAGGCAAGGAATTATACGCGGCGGCTTGCGGCATCTGTCACGACTCTGAAAACCGTGCAACCGCCGTCCCCAGCTTGCATGCCTTAAATCATTCAACGGACTACAATTACTGGAAGGCATGGATGACTACAGGCAAGGCTGGAAGCATGATGCCTGCTTTTGCGGTCAATCAGGGCGGTCCACTCAGTGATGCACAAATCGATTCCGTGGCGAAGTATTTGACTGAAACGATTCCCGCAAATCCTCCTGCCACTCCGGTGAAACTCACAACCCCGAGCCATAATATAATTCCTTCCGGGCAGAAGAATTAA
- a CDS encoding metallophosphoesterase family protein, giving the protein MPIHLPPVSRRRFLASTLAAGAGLLISRDLFAKGRDTDPNSWALVSDIHLAADRKKLGRGINMADNFTQVTTQLLDPKWRHSAMLISGDLAFNSGESADYATVTELLQPVQAGGIPIHLTLGNHDNREHFWDAIAEAKAAKRPVTDHQVSLLRSSRANWFVLDSLEQTLATPGLIGEAQLDWLAHALDDNKRKPALIVVHHNLNDNSGKPSGLKDGDKLLDIIRPRKHVKALLYGHSHDWEVKQDSSGIHLINLPPTAYVFKEGKPNGWVHASLQSKGMQLELRCLDSSHPQHGETHDLKWRA; this is encoded by the coding sequence ATGCCGATTCATCTGCCTCCCGTTTCACGCCGCCGGTTTCTCGCGAGCACCCTCGCTGCAGGAGCCGGACTTTTAATCAGTCGTGATCTTTTTGCCAAAGGCCGGGATACCGATCCAAACAGTTGGGCGCTCGTTTCCGACATCCACCTTGCTGCAGATCGGAAGAAGCTTGGGCGAGGCATAAACATGGCGGATAATTTCACCCAGGTAACCACACAACTTCTGGATCCCAAATGGCGCCATTCTGCCATGTTGATTAGCGGAGATTTGGCTTTTAATTCCGGCGAAAGTGCCGATTACGCCACCGTTACCGAGTTGCTCCAACCGGTTCAAGCCGGCGGAATTCCCATTCATCTGACTCTCGGTAATCACGATAACCGTGAACATTTCTGGGACGCCATTGCCGAAGCAAAGGCCGCCAAGCGTCCGGTAACGGACCATCAGGTCTCCCTGCTCCGCTCCTCCCGCGCGAACTGGTTTGTGCTGGATTCGCTGGAACAAACCCTCGCCACACCGGGACTCATCGGCGAAGCGCAGTTGGACTGGCTGGCCCATGCCCTGGATGATAACAAAAGGAAACCAGCGCTGATCGTTGTTCATCATAATTTGAACGACAATTCAGGCAAACCTTCCGGCCTCAAAGATGGGGATAAGCTCCTCGATATCATCCGTCCGAGAAAGCACGTCAAAGCACTCCTCTACGGCCACTCGCATGACTGGGAAGTGAAGCAGGATTCAAGCGGCATCCACCTGATCAACCTGCCTCCCACCGCCTACGTCTTCAAGGAAGGCAAGCCCAACGGCTGGGTTCACGCCTCTCTACAGTCAAAAGGCATGCAACTGGAATTACGCTGCCTCGATAGCAGCCATCCGCAGCACGGTGAAACCCACGATCTCAAGTGGCGCGCCTGA
- a CDS encoding RNA-binding S4 domain-containing protein, whose product MDATQSVRIDKWLWAVRLFKTRSLAMAACRSGHVRVGGHPVKPAREVRINDVIEARTGDITRTVKVLGLLHQRVGAQAVKEHAEDLTPASEYEKRKELVLEPMFYRPKGTGRPTKKDRRSMEKLF is encoded by the coding sequence ATGGATGCTACTCAATCCGTTCGCATCGATAAGTGGTTATGGGCGGTTCGACTTTTCAAGACCCGCAGCCTGGCCATGGCAGCGTGTCGCAGCGGCCATGTCCGTGTGGGCGGTCATCCGGTTAAACCTGCCCGTGAAGTCAGGATTAACGACGTCATCGAAGCCAGGACCGGTGACATCACCCGCACCGTCAAAGTCCTTGGCTTGTTACACCAAAGAGTCGGTGCTCAAGCTGTCAAGGAACATGCGGAAGATTTGACACCCGCCTCCGAATACGAAAAGCGCAAGGAACTCGTTCTGGAACCGATGTTCTACCGTCCGAAAGGAACCGGGCGTCCCACCAAAAAAGATCGCCGCTCGATGGAAAAATTGTTTTAG